TCCTCTTCGACGACGGGGCCCTCTTCGACGGCAAGTCCCTCTTCGACGGCAGGGCCCTCTTCGACGGCAAGTCCCTCTTCGACGGCAGGTCCCTCCGCGACGACGGGTTCCTTTTCGACGGCAGGTCCCTCCGCGACGACGGGTTCCTCTTCGACGGCAGGGCCCTCTTCGACGACGGGTTCCTCTTCGACGACGGGAGAGGTCTCGATCCACGTCGAGACGCCCAGTGTGTCGCCGTTCCAGACCATGACCGGCCCCAGCCCCGAGGCGGGCCGGGGAATAACGTGGGCGGAAACGACTCTGTTGACCCGCCCCGCCTCGGCGGAAGCCGCAGCCAGGGCAGCCTTGACGGCGCCGACGTCACCGGAGATCTTGACGGTGATCATGCCCCCGCCCTTGGAATTCTCCCGGCCCACAAGACGGACATCGGCCGACTTGAGAGCCGCGTCGGCAGCCGCAATGGCCGCGGTCAGGCTGACAGTTTCTATGAACCCCAGGGCGGCACGGATCTCTTTCATCGTTTTCACCGCCTCCTTTCTTTCGCTAACTCCTCCATCACCATCCGCGTGAGGCGGGCGACGAGAGCGTCCTCTCCTCCGTCGGGCGAAGACGACGTCTCGGGAGAGGGTCGGGGCCCTTCGGCCTCGCTCTCCCGGGGCGGCAGATGCTCGCCTTTGACGAGACAGGCCGCGGCCTGGCCGATCCAGCGCAGAGAGGGCCCGGCGACGCTTTCGCGCAGGTAGGCCCCCCGCTCGCCGGGGAACTTGGCCAGCGTCACGGCGGCATGGATCCCGTCGAGGCCGATGCCCACCTCCAGGCGGGAGCGCCGGGCCGCCTTCTGCGCGAGGGCGACGGCATCGCCCTCGCCTCGGCCCCAGACCAGGGGAATGCCCTCCTCTTCGCTGCCGGTGCCGACGAGGGAAAGGGCCCCTTCGTCGACGGCATCGGAGGCCAGGAGGACGATGGCGGGGCGATCGTCGGGGGCCCGATCGAGAGGACGGCACCAGACGTTCATGCCCCGTCTCCCCTGTAGGTGAGGACCAGCCCCGTGGCGACGGCATTGCGGGGCCCTTCGGTGCCGCGGATGTTGCCCCGGCCCGAGACGACGCCGTAGCGGGAGAGAACGTCGGTGATCATGGTGGGCACCTCGAAATCGAGGGCCGAACCTCCGACGAGGACGACGTGGTCGAGAAGCCTCACGTTGTGGGCCGGAGCGACGCGCTCCAGGGCCCGGACGGCGTTGGTGACGAAGACCTCTTTCTTGGCCTTGCGACGGATCTGGCGGACCCTTTCCATCGTCGTCCTCAGGGGAATCGGCTGGAGAAGGTCCTTTTCGCAGATCAGGGCCACGCGGCCGAAGAGGTGGGGCTCCAGGGGACGGTCGAAGAAGCGGACCGTCCCGTCCTCCTGGCGGATGTGAAAGACGCTCTCGACCTTGCAGAGGGGGTAGCGCTTGATCGACTCGGCCAGTTCGGGATCGTCGAAGCCCAGTTCGCTGGCGATGATGGTGTTGACCATGTTGCCGGCCCCGGCGAGGTGGATCAGCTCGACGGTGCCGTTTTCCCGCATGAGCGAGGCGTCGCTGCTCCCGGCGCCCAAGTCGATGATGGCCAGGGGCGTCTTGGTCCCCGGCGTGGTGAGAGCGCCGTTGATGGCCATTTCGGCCTCGACGCCGCCGATCTCGACGGCGATGCCCGTCGCGGTCCTGACGGCCTCGGCGAGGTGGCGCATGGGCAGCTCCCTCGTCTCGACCATGACGGCCAGGGCGACGCCGCTCTCCTGGGAGAACTCGTCGGCCAGACCGCCGACGACCTTCTGCGGCACCAGGGTATCGACGGCCAGGAGGTCGCGGATGTGGACGTCGGCGATGGGGATGTCCGTCAGGTTCGACATGGTGCGGCGGACGCGCTCCATCATGCCGCCCACGTTCGTCCCGGGCTGGCCGAAGACGTCCCTCAGGGGATTGCACTCGCGGACCAGGGTCATGATGGCCGCGGCCCCCTCCTCCACGTTGAGGCTTCTTCGCCCCGTCGGTCCCTCCAGATAGAGCTCTCCGGCGGGGATGGATCGCTCCTTCACCTCGCCCAGGGGGGTCCTGATGACGACGGCCGACCGGTTGCCCACGAGGGCCCGCGTGACGGGGACGATCTGACGGGTCTCCTCGGGCGAGAGCCCGAAGAGGGTGGCCACGTCATAGGGGTTGGCCAGGGTCTCGACGACGCGGCCCGGCGACGCCACTTCGACGCAGCAGGGCATGGCCAGGGGAACCCTGTCTATGGCTTTGACCTCGTCGACGATGGGAATGGGACGAGGGAGACGGTTGGCGATGAGGACGCCGTCGTCGCTCTGACAGATGGCGGCCTCGACGGCGACGCCCCTGCCGAGGGCGACGTTGATCTCGGCGGCGGCCCTCTCGTAGTCCCACTGGGCCGGAATGACGACGGCCACGGGCTTTCCCGAGGGGCAGTCGCGCAAAGACGCGATGGGGACGGTCTCGCCGAGGCCGATGCCGACGCCGCCGGGTGTTGTTGGGTTGTGGCCGATCATGGTCGATTCGGTGATGATCGTCTCCGTCACCGTCTCCATCGCCACGTCTCCGATGACGGGAGCGGCCTCGTTGAGGCGGACCAGATCGACGCGACGGAAATCCTCGCGACCCCAGCCGGCCGACTCAAGGGCCTTGCCCAGGGCGAGAACGACGCCCCGGGCATTCTGAACGGTCCCCTTGATTCCGGTGGTGGGGTGAAGGGCCGAGGCCAGAAAGGTGATGTCCCGGCCCTCTACGCGGGCGAGGGCGACCTCCGTCGTCGAGTTGCCGATATCGATGCCTGCGACGATGGACATGGCCGCTCGCCTCCCCTGAAACGAGGCCCTAGGCCTCGGGCAGGTCGCCCTTGAGGAGGTGGCGGCGCTC
The DNA window shown above is from Aminithiophilus ramosus and carries:
- a CDS encoding BMC domain-containing protein; this encodes MKEIRAALGFIETVSLTAAIAAADAALKSADVRLVGRENSKGGGMITVKISGDVGAVKAALAAASAEAGRVNRVVSAHVIPRPASGLGPVMVWNGDTLGVSTWIETSPVVEEEPVVEEGPAVEEEPVVAEGPAVEKEPVVAEGPAVEEGLAVEEGPAVEEGLAVEEGPVVEEEPVVAEGPAVEEEPAVEEEPAVEEGPAVEEGPVVAEGPAVAEEPVVEKGPAVEEGPAVEEEPAVAEMFVIAEAERPGLSERPSSSEGTTPRETPSPARKKADPEATPRREAPRRKSSRPKPPSREPKGRN
- a CDS encoding glycerol dehydratase reactivase beta/small subunit family protein → MNVWCRPLDRAPDDRPAIVLLASDAVDEGALSLVGTGSEEEGIPLVWGRGEGDAVALAQKAARRSRLEVGIGLDGIHAAVTLAKFPGERGAYLRESVAGPSLRWIGQAAACLVKGEHLPPRESEAEGPRPSPETSSSPDGGEDALVARLTRMVMEELAKERRR
- a CDS encoding diol dehydratase reactivase subunit alpha — protein: MSIVAGIDIGNSTTEVALARVEGRDITFLASALHPTTGIKGTVQNARGVVLALGKALESAGWGREDFRRVDLVRLNEAAPVIGDVAMETVTETIITESTMIGHNPTTPGGVGIGLGETVPIASLRDCPSGKPVAVVIPAQWDYERAAAEINVALGRGVAVEAAICQSDDGVLIANRLPRPIPIVDEVKAIDRVPLAMPCCVEVASPGRVVETLANPYDVATLFGLSPEETRQIVPVTRALVGNRSAVVIRTPLGEVKERSIPAGELYLEGPTGRRSLNVEEGAAAIMTLVRECNPLRDVFGQPGTNVGGMMERVRRTMSNLTDIPIADVHIRDLLAVDTLVPQKVVGGLADEFSQESGVALAVMVETRELPMRHLAEAVRTATGIAVEIGGVEAEMAINGALTTPGTKTPLAIIDLGAGSSDASLMRENGTVELIHLAGAGNMVNTIIASELGFDDPELAESIKRYPLCKVESVFHIRQEDGTVRFFDRPLEPHLFGRVALICEKDLLQPIPLRTTMERVRQIRRKAKKEVFVTNAVRALERVAPAHNVRLLDHVVLVGGSALDFEVPTMITDVLSRYGVVSGRGNIRGTEGPRNAVATGLVLTYRGDGA